The Canis lupus familiaris isolate Mischka breed German Shepherd chromosome 27, alternate assembly UU_Cfam_GSD_1.0, whole genome shotgun sequence genome window below encodes:
- the LOC102152522 gene encoding uncharacterized protein LOC102152522, producing MQIWASQALKEKVQSKCSIRKLSGHYSMKPRLRIIDSRENQPINLKRVSLERTTERWTPDNKARNQEKELRNEEVVARDQRDCPSLLGFQMAMRQSGKFSPGREPSASGGLPLIFPCLQGLIARLCCLVGLVLLLLQCLKILALDIVPNFITKAREPVPDTPSQTTAEMLGHMFNNSISLMLNFLKLIITLMMKGFFDYGLRTPCS from the exons AAGCTCTCAGGTCATTACAGTATGAAGCCAAGGTTGAGAATCATTGACTCAAGGGAAAATCAACCCATAAACCTCAAGAGGGTTTCTCTTGAAAGAACCACTGAAAGATGGACACCAGACAACAAAGCAAGGAATCAAGAGAAAGAGCTTAGGAATGAAGAAGTTGTGGCGAGAG ATCAGAGGGACTGCCCTTCTCTGCTTGGATTCCAGATGGCTATGCGGCAATCAGGGAAATTTTCCCCAGGCAGGGAGCCAAGTGCTTCAGGAGGCTTACCTCTTATATTTCCCTGCCTTCAGGGATTGATTGCACGCTTGTGTTGCCTAGTTGGCCTTGTGTTGCTTCTTCTCCAATGTCTGAAGATACTTGCCTTAGACATTGTGCCTAATTTTATAACTAAGGCAAGAGAGCCAGTACCAGATACTCCATCACAGACAACAGCAGAAATGCTGGGCCATATGTTCAATAATAGTATTTCattaatgttaaatttcctgaaatTGATCATCACATTGATGATGAAAGGATTCTTTGATTATGGGTTAAGAACTCCTTGTTCTTAG